Proteins encoded by one window of Dehalococcoidia bacterium:
- a CDS encoding biotin/lipoyl-containing protein, with protein MAEEALIMPKVGESVTEGTVLKWLKEDGSDVEVDEPVVEVETEKVNVEIPSPWAGKLRIVVQEGDKVKVEEPLAYIETSGVAADRPGPAARSSAPEPAPAAAGAPRGMAPRAEVGGPSGNGSRATRYSPAVLNLAREHGVDLSRITGTGLFGRITRKDVVRYLEAQKAGAEKEPARAPAAA; from the coding sequence ATGGCTGAAGAAGCGCTGATCATGCCGAAGGTCGGTGAAAGCGTCACCGAAGGCACAGTCCTCAAGTGGCTGAAGGAAGACGGCAGCGACGTCGAGGTCGATGAGCCGGTGGTGGAGGTCGAGACGGAGAAGGTGAACGTCGAGATACCCTCGCCCTGGGCCGGAAAGCTGAGGATCGTCGTCCAGGAAGGCGACAAGGTCAAGGTCGAAGAGCCGCTGGCTTACATCGAGACGTCCGGGGTAGCGGCGGACAGGCCCGGCCCGGCGGCCCGGAGCTCGGCCCCCGAGCCAGCGCCTGCGGCCGCGGGCGCCCCGCGCGGCATGGCGCCGCGTGCGGAGGTGGGTGGGCCATCGGGCAACGGCAGCCGCGCGACGCGCTATTCCCCGGCGGTCCTGAACCTCGCGCGCGAGCATGGTGTCGACCTGAGCCGGATTACGGGCACGGGCCTCTTCGGCCGGATCACACGCAAGGACGTCGTGCGCTACCTGGAGGCGCAGAAGGCCGGCGCGGAGAAAGAGCCGGCTCGCGCGCCAGCGGCCGCCG
- a CDS encoding alpha-ketoacid dehydrogenase subunit beta — protein sequence MTLKQYAEAIHDALDQEMGADERVFVLGEDVQQGVFRITEGLAAKYGARRVIDMPLAESSIVGVAIGAAFNGMRPVAEIQFADFIFPAMNQLVSEAARIRYRSNGGWGCPIVVRAPFGGGISGALYHSQSVEAFFMHVPGLKVVVPSTAADAAGLLRSAIRDEDPVLYFEHKRAYRLVKDEVPEGDYLVPIGPAEVRREGDDLTVFTYGFMVHEALQAAETLSAEGIEACVVDLRTLAPLDRETILDRARQTGKILIVHEDNITCGAGAEVAALIAQEAFESLDGPITRLAAPDVPAFPYNRGLEEHCLPNAEKIAAAMRELAAY from the coding sequence ATGACCCTGAAGCAGTACGCGGAGGCCATTCACGACGCGCTCGACCAGGAGATGGGTGCGGACGAGCGCGTCTTCGTCCTGGGAGAGGACGTGCAGCAGGGTGTCTTCCGCATCACGGAAGGGCTGGCAGCGAAGTACGGCGCCCGGCGGGTCATCGACATGCCGCTGGCGGAGTCGAGCATCGTCGGAGTGGCGATCGGGGCGGCGTTCAACGGCATGCGGCCGGTGGCGGAGATACAGTTCGCGGACTTCATCTTCCCGGCGATGAACCAGCTGGTGAGCGAAGCGGCCCGCATCCGGTATCGGTCCAACGGAGGGTGGGGCTGCCCGATTGTCGTGCGGGCGCCCTTCGGGGGCGGTATCTCTGGCGCGCTCTACCACTCGCAGTCGGTGGAGGCCTTCTTCATGCACGTGCCAGGCTTGAAGGTCGTGGTGCCGTCTACGGCCGCCGATGCCGCAGGACTGCTGCGCAGCGCGATCCGGGACGAGGACCCGGTGCTCTATTTCGAGCACAAGCGCGCCTACCGGCTGGTCAAGGACGAAGTCCCGGAGGGCGACTACCTGGTGCCGATTGGTCCGGCGGAGGTGCGGCGCGAGGGTGACGACCTGACGGTGTTTACCTACGGGTTCATGGTGCACGAAGCGCTCCAGGCGGCGGAGACGTTGAGTGCCGAGGGCATCGAGGCCTGCGTGGTCGACCTGCGCACGCTGGCCCCGCTGGACAGGGAGACAATCCTCGACCGGGCGCGACAGACGGGAAAGATCCTCATCGTGCACGAGGACAACATCACGTGCGGCGCCGGCGCCGAGGTCGCGGCCCTGATCGCGCAGGAGGCGTTCGAGAGCCTGGACGGCCCGATCACACGCCTGGCGGCGCCGGACGTGCCGGCCTTCCCCTATAACCGCGGGCTGGAGGAGCATTGCCTCCCCAACGCCGAGAAGATCGCAGCGGCCATGCGGGAACTGGCCGCGTACTGA
- a CDS encoding thiamine pyrophosphate-dependent dehydrogenase E1 component subunit alpha — protein sequence MVRTPPRSEGVAAHVGLTDAQLRDMYYHMLVSRQLNDRMMILNRQGRAAFAVTGQGHEACQVGSAYALRPGKDWVLPYYRDVGVVLALGMSAREIMLHFLARADDPNSGGRQMPNHWSYPRLRIITRGSPVGTQMPHAAGIALASKMRGEDDVTIAYFGEGATSQGDFHEGLNFAAIHKLPCIFFCENNGYAITESAEKEMPIKNVADRARGYGLRGHTVDGNDVTAVYQTTRMAVEDCRRGRGPVLIEAKTYRLVPHSSSDDDRRYRTREELAEWIKRDPLDRHRLYLEEHGLLTSAEAEEYKARAEAEVRDALAYAEAQPEPEPESVYRHVFFEPESAGGGGAR from the coding sequence ATGGTCCGCACTCCTCCCCGGTCGGAGGGCGTCGCCGCTCACGTCGGCCTCACGGACGCCCAGTTGCGCGACATGTACTACCACATGCTGGTGTCGCGGCAACTGAACGACCGGATGATGATCCTCAACCGCCAGGGCCGGGCAGCTTTCGCCGTAACGGGCCAGGGCCATGAGGCCTGCCAGGTGGGGAGCGCGTACGCGCTGCGGCCCGGCAAGGATTGGGTGCTGCCCTACTACCGCGACGTGGGCGTCGTGCTGGCGCTGGGCATGAGCGCGCGCGAGATCATGCTGCACTTCCTGGCCCGGGCCGACGACCCGAACTCCGGCGGCCGCCAGATGCCGAACCACTGGAGCTACCCGAGGTTACGGATAATCACGCGGGGCAGCCCCGTCGGCACTCAGATGCCGCATGCCGCCGGGATCGCGCTCGCGTCGAAGATGCGCGGCGAGGACGACGTGACGATCGCATATTTCGGCGAGGGGGCGACGAGTCAGGGCGACTTTCACGAAGGCCTCAACTTCGCGGCCATACACAAGCTGCCGTGCATCTTTTTCTGCGAGAACAACGGCTACGCGATTACGGAGTCGGCGGAGAAGGAGATGCCGATCAAGAACGTCGCCGACCGGGCGCGCGGCTACGGCTTGCGCGGGCACACCGTGGACGGCAACGACGTGACGGCCGTGTACCAGACGACGCGGATGGCGGTCGAAGACTGCCGCCGCGGCCGAGGGCCGGTGCTGATCGAAGCGAAGACCTACCGCCTGGTGCCTCACTCGAGCTCGGACGACGACCGGCGCTATCGCACGCGCGAGGAGCTGGCGGAGTGGATCAAGCGCGACCCTCTCGACAGGCACCGCCTCTACCTCGAGGAGCACGGCCTGCTCACCAGCGCCGAGGCGGAGGAGTACAAGGCGCGGGCGGAGGCCGAAGTGCGCGATGCGCTTGCCTATGCCGAGGCCCAGCCCGAGCCGGAGCCAGAGTCCGTCTACCGGCACGTGTTCTTCGAGCCGGAGAGCGCGGGCGGGGGCGGCGCGCGATGA